TCGACTGAATAATCTCCCGACTGTAGATGAACTTGACGCCAACGAGTTTTTCAATTCGCTTAAGTACATCTTCAACGTTCTGATCTTTGACTACAATGGAAATGCGGCGGTTCAGATCTTGTTGAGCATAAACTTCCGTCTGTAGAAAAATCAGCAGACTTAGCAAACAGCCCACCAGCCGAAGGGCCATCCGCTGATAGCCTTTTGGGATGTGTAATAGTAGAAGCATTGTCGTTAGAGTTCTGGAGTTTGGTATAAAAATGAGCAATAGAAATCCTGTTCTCCGCGTGAAGCAGAAAAGAAAAAGAGTAATAGCGTAGATGGATAGACTAAAAAATTCTGCTGACTAAGAGACGATTAAGGGCTACAGCTGTGGCCAGTTACATAAATGGTATCCCCCTGCTTTTCATAGGAAGCTTCAACGGCCGAACAGATCAGTCTAATTTTTTCGGCGAAGGGAACGCCATTCAAATCGCCGGTGAAGGTACAGCCCCGTAAATTCGCTTGGTCAAATTCGATTTTGGTGTGATACGTGTGCTGAAGTCGGCTGAGAACCTCGGTAACTGGGGTGAATTCAAAGTTTTGGTTGTCGTTTAGAACGGAGCCAGCATTAGAGCGATGGTGGTTGGTAGCGAAGGTCTGCTTAGTTAACTGATTCGTTTGAATATCGAGTTCGACCTGCTCGTTTTTCGCCAGAACCAAGTACCGCTCGGGGTCTTTCATGGAGTTGACGGTAACCTTACCCGTTTTTACTTTTACGAAAGCAATGTTCTGATCCTGAATAGCCTGAACCTGAAAACTGGTACCTACGACCCGGGTGGTAAGAACGGGCGTATAGACCCAGAATGGACGGGTCTCGTCCTTGACTACCTCAAAGAAACCTTCCCCGATTAAATAAACTTCCCGCTGCTGAGCCTGGAGGTTAACCCATAACTGTCCCCCCTGAGCCAGTAAAACCGAAGAGCCATCGGTAAGCGTGATGAGTTGATCCGACGTGCCCGAATTAACAATCTTTTCCCAACTGTCTTTCGTAGCTGAAGCCTTCTTTTCCGCCAGCGTTGAATTAGAAATGTTGGGTGAATTCTTGATGAAATCTTTCAGAAAAAAACCAATGACTATTAAAGCCGCCAAACCAGCCAGCGGAGCTAGCCATCGGAGTGCCGGTCGGTAGACGGGAACTTTGCCCGTAGAAAGCTCCCGCAATTTGGCCTCCTGTAAGGATTGTTTTATCTGCTCAATCTCTTCTGGATACTGAGCTTCGGCTAAAGGCTGAGGGTCGCCACTTAAAACCAGGCAAAGGGCAGCGGCCTGTTCATACAACTCCCGCTTGTGCGGATTCTGCCGGAGCCATTCCTGCCAATAAGTGTGGTCTTGGGGCTTGCGGCCCAGGATCCACTCCCGGAAAGCGTCATTGGCTAAAAAATCTTCTACTGTATCAAAAGAGGTCATGGATAGTCCGGCTTCATGGGCATTATCTATTGCTTATATGCAACACCTCCGTCGGACATACTCTGTTTAATACTAAAATTTTAAAAATAAATACAAAAAGATGAGCAAGTGCTGTGGCTGGCAGTGATTCCGCATCTTAGACATGGCTCGGGTTAGAAAATTGGAAACCGATTGCCGATTCACTTGCATGACTTCCGCAATTTCTCCAATGCTCATATCCTGATAGTAGTGCAGGTAGATGGCTTCCCGTTCGCGGGGAGAAAGCTGACTCATTAACTGTTTCAATTGATGAACGCGGCTTAAGAAGGCTTCATCCTCGATTAGGATGGATTCTCCACTGATGTTTTCCAGAGGTCCCATGTCCCAGTCAAGGTCATGATTTACCATTCGCTTGGCAGAGCGAATGTGAAGGAAAATGTGGTTACGTAGTCCTTTGAGCAGGTAATGCTTAACGGAAATGGTTTCGTTGATCTGCGTTCTGTTTTGCCACAGTTGTAGAAAGAGGTCCTGTATGCAGTCTTTGACAACGAAATCGCTAACGGAAAACTTCTGACCGTAATGCTTTAATGTGGAATAATACCTTTCGGCAATATTGCCTAATGCCGCTTCATCGCCAGCAAGATACTCTTGCCATAAATCAGAATCAGTGCAGGTCGTACGCATCGCAGAAGTGACATTATGAATCATACACAAGAATAGAGCAATGTAAAGTACATGCGTACCCAGTTGAGCGAGTTAACTTTCCTTTAGGATAGGTCTCGCTAGGGAGCGTAAACGCTAAACGGTTCTGATCGCTGTGTTGGGTATACAATCTATGCTCTGATGAGTATTGCAAATTAATTCATATAATCAATTTTTATCAATGAATTATTCAATTAATGTCTTTGCGACATTTTGTAACGGGAGTTTACACTAAAAAAGGATTATACGTTTAAGAGTGGAAGCTTTGCGAGCATCCCTAAGGCTTAAACCAATACATGAAGCTTTCTCTGTTGACTTAATTGAGCGAGACTACGAAATAGTATACCTTAGTGATGGACACTATTTTTCTCGTCATCTATACTGGGCAAGGGTTCTTTAGTAGTCGAAGTGAGCACTTGTTTTCAGAAAGAGGTTCGTTGTACTCGCTGGGTATACAGATGAGTACTAGAGCTGGGCGGGCAAATAGACATTAAATAGAGCCCCTTTTCCTATCTGACTTTCTGCCGTAATCAAGCCGCCGTGGTTATGGGCTACTTTTTGACAGATGGATAGACCAATACCCGAACCCTTGAATTCGGCTTTGCCGTGGAGTCTTTGGAATACTCCAAAAATGCGTTCAGCATATTTTTCTTCAAAACCAACGCCATTGTCCTGTATGCTAAGTTGGTAATACCGCTTGGCTTTTACCTGTAATGGATTAGGTAATTGGCTTGCCGGTACAATTTGAGCGTCAATGACAATGCGTGGGGTTTGTTTTTGACCCGTTTGATCTTTGCTACTAAACTTCAGGGCGTTGGATACCAGGTTTTGCCAAAGCTGTTCAAGCTGCAGGGCATCGCCCATTACTTTCGGTAGGGGGGCAATCTGTAATTGAGCCTGCGTCTCTTCCAGCGAAACGAATAAGTTTTCTTGGACCCGTTCAAGGATTTTATTCAGGTCTACATCCTTTAACTTGGGGGTGGCGTTAGAAATTTGAGAAAAAGCCAGCAGATCACTTACTAACTCACTCATTCGGGAGGCGGACTGGCGGATACGATCCAGATAGGTTTCGTTCAGGACCTGATCCCGATTGTAATATTTGACGAGTAAGTCACAAAACTGCCGAATCTTGCGAAGGGGTTCCTGCAAGTCGTGACTGGCTATGAAAGCAAACTGTTCTAAACTTTCATTCGAGCGACTCAGATGTTCATTCGTTAGCACGAGTTCTTCGTTGCTGGCTTGTAAGTTTTCATTAGAAGTGGCTAGCTGCCGGGTACGATCTTCTACTTTGCTTTCAAGCACTTGCTGCATTTTCCGCTCAGCGGTTACATCCCGAACGAAACCACGCAGATACGTCGCCCGGTCCTGCTCATTGAATTGAGTAGTACCTAAGGCATAGAGTATGTAGGTTTGCTTCGTTTGCGGGTTGACAATTTCAAACTCTACTTCTAGTCGCCGCTTGCCCTGTTTAGATAAAGCTTTTCGAAAAGCTTCTTCCAATACCCTTGCGTTTAAAGCCATGGTATTGATCTGTTCGAACGTTAAAGGAGAGGAAAAGCCAATCCAGCGACTCACACTCGGTGAAAAAGAAAGGAGCTGATCTTCTACGTGAATCGTCCAGGTACCCAGCTCCGCCAGATCCACGGCATTTTGCAGGGATTGGCTCGACTGCTCAATTCGCTTCTGGAGCTTTACTTGATCCGTTACATCAATGGAAAAGCAGAGTACGCCGTAACTCTGGCCATCTTCGTTGGCTAAGGGAGCATAGCAAACATTAAAAAACTTATGACGGGTTTGGCCTTTTTCGACGATCCAGGCGGGTAACGCTTTTTGCTCAAAAACGTGCTGCTCGGTATATACTTCTTCGAGTAATGCCAGAAAAGGCTGTCCCTCAATTTCTGGCATCACTTCAATCAAAGGCTTATTCAAGATGTGAGGTCCTTTTCCGGCAATTTCGATGAAAGCTTGGTTGACGGTGGACAGCTTAAATTCAGGTCCAACCAAGCGGGCAATGGATACAGGAGCCGATTGGATGACGTGTTCAAGTTGAGCCCTTTGGTTTTCTAACTCCCTTCTCATGTAGACTTGCCCGGTCACATCAGTAGCAAGCACTAAAAGCTGCGTATACCGCTGGCTGTCCTCATTCCATTGAGGCTGATAGGTAAGGTCAACGTAATGAGAGGATCGTTTTTCTGGAGACTTCAGCGGTATTTCCACTTCATTAACCCGAAGAACTTCCCCTGAAGAAAGCACCTGTCGTAAGCTTTTCTCAAGATCTACTCTTTTCGTTTCCGGAATGGTTCTCATAAAAGAACTACCCAGAAGCTTTTCTACCGTACTGCCGCTCAAGGTCGCATAACACGTATTTACCCGAAGGTAAGTAAAGTCATTTTCATCCAGTAGAGCCAGACCCACTACGGAATCATCCGATAGCTCAAATAGGGGTTGTAATGAATTGAAATGATTGGATGGGGCGGGCGGGGTTACTGCTTGAGCAACGCCCCGAAGTACCAAACTTCCGGCTTCCCGCTCCGATGCCCCCCACCAGCGAATCCACTGATTGGAATCGCCGTTCCGTTGAAACGTGAAGTCTATCGGTATTTCTTCGTATAAAGCCTGTTCAATCAACTGACTAACCTGATGTTGAGAACTGGGATGGAGGCTATCCAAAAACGTTTGGTAGTCAGCATTAGCCGAGACACCCAATAACTGTTGAGCATAAGCATCCGCATGCAACGTTTTTGTCATTGAATCTAGCTGCCACGTCCCTAATCTGGCGGCTTTCAAAGCTAAAAGTATCGATGGAGGTAGATTCGAAGAAGACATCAATAGAGCAAGACTACTTAAGCATTAACTAAACCCATTTGAAATGAAAAAGTTATCGATTTTCTACTGAAATAGTATGATAGGAGCAGGAGAAATCGTTTTCTGTTAAAAAAAAGTTCTTGAATCTAGCGATCCTTGAGTGAAGACAAGAGATGCCCTATCTCGGTTGATCAGGCCCTAGGGCGTACGAATTGACAAGGGTTAAGAGTTCTCTGTTACACAGCTGAAAGAATACGTGGATAAATGTCTAAAGAGGACAGGCAGGGATATATTCAAGGGATATGCGGTCCCGGCGAGAGCTTTGATGAGCCACCCCTGTTTGACCGCCTCCCGTAGCTAAGCAGTGCCATCGCCACTACAACCTCTATGGAGGGCCAATTGCGTAAAGAGTGGCATTCAATGGATACGAAAGTTTACGAACGATCGCTAAAATCCATTTGCCCTCATGGGTGGGATTGATTCTAAACGGCTGTAAAATAGCTTCTGCCAGTAGTCCTTTCTTTCTCCCTCTTGTCAAAGAACTGCTTATTTTTTCACGATTTGATAGTGACTTTGTCCCATCACTATCAAATCTTACCCCATGAAGTACATACTACTTCTGTTTTGCTTAGGATACGCTACGTTAGCGAATGCCCAGCTCAGACCCGCTAATAAAATTGTTGAGAAAAATCGGGTCAAAACCGAGGCTTATGATATGGTTTGGTATATGCTTCGCGATACGGCTAAATTCGAAATAGGTAAGGTTTCTTCTAGATTAATCGATAGTAAATATAAAATTACGTTGATTACGACCGTGGCAATGAAGGAACTAACGGCATTTGGGTGGACTCCTCAACGTGTCAAAAAGCAACCTTCAGCCCTATTCGTCATACTTCCTATAATGCTCAAAGAGATATCATACTCAATTTTGGTCCAATCGTAACCGGGGTTTATACGGACAAACGTCAGGGCAAAAAGACCGTTATTTCGGATACTACCCAAACGACTTATTTCGATAGCAATTTCTACCCTACCCTGATCCGGTGGCTTCCTTTAAAAGAAGGGTTTACTCAGAAACTAGCGATTTATGATTATAATCCTTCTGCTAAAATAGGAGTCATTACTGCTTCGATTACTGGGGTCAGTAGTGATCAGCATACCACCCAGAAAAATGGCTTAAAAGAAGTGTGGGTTGTCACGGTTACGGATGAAATAAGCAACGGCACCTCTACCTACTTCATTGACAAAACAGATAGGAAACTCTGGAAACAAACGATGGAGGCAGGGAAAGGACGAGCCATGATGATGATGACAGTTGAGTAAAATGTAATAGCTTAACCTCTTTACTTCTCATCGTTTCTAGAGGTAAGCAGATCAATTCACCGTAGAGTCAGTATATAAATAAGGGTCATCAGCAGAAATTACCAATGTTTCAACCCAAGGCTTGGCGACCGGGCTGCTATTCCAGTACTTTTTTTGGATGGTAGGCGGATTCATTTAGGTAAAGAGTAGAGGGACTCGAGGTGCTATAGAAGTGAGAATACTAGTCTATGCTAATCAAAGATGCTTGCAAACCCTAGAGGGATCTCCGCTTTTATAGAAAGGGTAGAGCTCCCATCTTTGGAGTGGCCCAACCTTTTAAAGAAGGTATAGCTTACGTGAAGCATCCGCTTGATTGGTTTACTAAGCGATGATGTTGAACCATCAATTGCACAAGTATACGTTTCAACCGCATGAACAAGCCTGGTCGAGATAAAGAACTTTCTGGTTTTATAGAGGTGAGGGGTGCTTCTGAGCATAATCTTAAAGCGGTAAACGTACGAATACCCCGCGATGCCCTGGTTGTATTTACGGGGATTTCCGGGTCTGGAAAATCTTCACTGGCCTTTGGAACCCTGTATGCCGAAGCTCAGCGGAGGTATTTGGATTCGGTATCGCCCTACGCTCGGCGACTCTTCAATCAAATGCAGGTACCCAAGGTGGACCAGATTGATGGGTTACCCCCGGCCGTCGCTTTACAGCAACAACGCGGAACGGTCAGTACTCGCTCCTCGGTGGGCAGTATAACGACAATTGCCAACCTCTTACGGATGCTCTATTCCCGGGCTGGGGACTATCCAGAGGGACAGTCGATCATTTACGCGGAAGGATTTTCTCCTAACACACCCGAAGGAGCCTGTCCGCATTGCCATGGCTTAGGAAGAGTCTATGAAGTAACGGAGCGTTCGATGGTACCCGATGCATCCCTTACGATTCGGGAGCGGGCCATTGCGGCTTGGCCCCCGGCTTGGCAGGGTCAGAATCAACGTGATATTCTAACTACGCTAGGTTACGACGTTGATGTTCCCTGGAAAGATTTACCCCAACAGACCCGGGATTGGATACTTTTTACCGAGGAGCAACCCGTAGTACCCGTGTATGCCAATCGTAGCCGGGAGGCAGTCCAGGAGGCCATTCGGAAAAAGCTCACGCCTGATTACATGGGTACGTTTACCAGTGCACAGCGTTACGTCATGCAGACCTTCGCCACTACGCAAAGCCCCTTGATGAAAAAGCGGGTGGCTCAATACATGCTCAGTAGTGAATGTAAGGTCTGCCAGGGCAAACGGCTTAAAAGGGAATCGTTAAGTGTAACCTTTGCTGGGTTGGATATTGCTGAGATGGGTCGCATTTCCTTAGAACAAATGGCTAATCTGTTCTCGGCGTTCCTTAAGGAAAAAAAGCCGCCCGAGTCAGACGTCCTATCCCCTGAAAAGCTAATAGTTGCGGATCGAATTGCCGAAGATCTGCTCGCCCGTCTTCGGGTGATTTTGGACTTAGGACTGGGGTATTTAACTCTTGAACGCACGACCCCTACGCTATCGCCGGGCGAATTGCAAAGGTTACGTCTGGCTACCCAAGTGTATTCCAATTTATTTGGCGTCGTATACGTACTCGACGAACCTTCGGCGGGCCTTCATCCGGCCGACACCGAAGCCTTACTCCGAACCTTGGATCAACTGAAAGCAGCCGGAAATTCATTATTTGTCGTCGAGCATGAGCCTGAAGTGATTCAACACGCCGACTGGATTGTTGACGTAGGGCCCGCAGCGGGAGAGTCGGGTGGGCAAGTGCTCTATAGCGGACCACCAGCGGGGCTAAAAGACGTAGCTGCTTCTGTTACTAGAAACTATATTTTTGATGTCTTCAAGCTACCCCGTTACAATCGTCAGCCCGCCGGTTGGCTGAAATTAGCGGACGTCACCAGAAATAATCTGGATCATCTGGCCGTAGACTTTCCCTTAGGGGTGTTTACCTGCGTTACGGGTGTGTCTGGTTCTGGAAAAAGTAGCCTAGTCAGCCAGGTACTAGTGGACCTGGTCGCCACTGCTTTGGGCACCTCTTTAGCTGTGGCTACGGACGTTGAAGATGAAAATCCTTTAGAGCAACATACGGTTGAGACCTTAGGAGGTACGATTACGGAGGGAATGTCATTCCTCAAGCGGTTAATTGTTGTGGATCAGAAACCGATTGGGAGAACGCCCCGATCAAATCTGGCTACGTATACGGGGCTTTTTGACGCGATTCGTAAATTGTTTGCGGCTACTAAAATGGCTAAAGCCAGAAAATATGACGCGGGCCGGTTTTCCTTTAACGTCGCAAAAGGCCGGTGTCCGCACTGTCAGGGCGAGGGTTCAGTGATGGTTGAGTTACTATTCCTGCCCAGCGTTTATGCTCCCTGTCCTACCTGCCAGGGGAAAAGGTACAATCCGGAAACGCTAGAAGTCAAATACAATGCCAAAGATATTGCTGACGTCTTAGCGATGACGGTCGATGAGGCCTTCACTTTTTTTAAGGATAATTCCTCCATCGCTCATGGACTTGGGATCATTCGGGAAGTAGGCCTAGGGTACCTGCGTCTGGGGCAACCCGCTACGGAGCTTTCCGGAGGCGAGGCCCAACGCATTAAACTGGCCACGGAGTTACAAAGACCTCAGCAGGGGAGTACGCTTTATATTCTGGATGAACCGACCACGGGACTACACCCGGCGGATATTGAAAAACTCATGATCCAATTGCATGGGTTAGTACAGGCTGGTAACACGGTCCTGGTCATTGAGCATGATATGAGTGTAGCAGCCGCTAGTGACTGGGTGATTGACATGGGGCCAGGAGCGGGTCATCAGGGCGGAAAGGTAGTGGCTCAAGGTGTACCTGAACGGGTGGCACAAAACGCTCACAGTCGCACGGCTCCCTATTTAGACCGTTATCTGTGATACACGAGCTAAAAGATGGTTACTACTACCCTAATGATGATGGGTAGTAGTAACCATTCAAACATTGATTTTCTTTTCCCAAAGTTTTCGATGCTAGCCAGTACCATTTAGTGAATGGGGGGCTTGGGTTTCGAGGCCGTCGTTTCCCGGATGAAAACCAATCCATCAAAATCCTCTCCCGCTCGAATGGCGAGAGGTTTGGGCTCCTGTCCATTCGACTAGGTTAAAACTATAGAGAAACATTGGAATCTATGACGCCCGCCCAATGTAGAAAGGTTTATTGCGTTAAGCGGGCTTTTCCATATCCTAAGACTAATCTCAGGGATACAGAATTTTTCGTACGCGGTCCATCGCCACCCGGTTATTGAAATTATCCATGTTTTGCAGGATGATGATGGTTTTTTTCGAATCGACGTGCCGATCGATGTAGTGAATATAGCCCGCCCAACTACCCGAATGACTAACGAGCTTTCCATAGGTCGGATCTTGTTTTAGCATCCATCCAAAGCCATAATCTGTCGTCTGACCATTTAACAACGTAACGCCGCTGAATACTTCTTCTTTTTCCCGATCATTAATCAATCGATCCGAGTACAGGGATTGGTCCCAGAGTAGTAAGTCCCGAACGCTGGAATTCACCGTACGATCTCCCGTAATTCCATCCAGAAAATACGTGAAGAACGTTTTGCCGTACGCATCCGGTTGCACTTTATGACCGGTACTATCAATCAGGTGACCTAGAGCATAGTTTTCAACCTTCTGGGGTTTATACCGGCTTTGGTATACCAGAGATCGCTTCATGCCCAGGGGTTTAAAAATAGACAGGGCCAGAAAATCAGCGTAGGATTGATGCGATACCCGTTCAATGATGGTTCCCAGTAAAGCGTAATTGGTATTGCTGTAGTTGAATCGCTCGTTGGGCTGAAAAAGAACGGGCGGACGAACCTGGCCAAAGGCATTGATCAGATCGAGATTAGTGGCAAACTTGCTTTTGTCCCAGTGTTCAATAAAATAATCTGTATAGTCGGGCAGGCCACTGGTATGATGCAGGAGGTGCCGAATAGTAATCTTGTCATAACCAGCCAGTTCGGGCAGGTGTTTTGCGATCGGGTCATCGTAGTGGAGCTTGCCCTGTTTTTGGAGGAGGACAATGCCCATGGCCGTAAACGCTTTGGATAAAGAGGCTAGTTCAAAAACGGATTCGGCATTCAACGGCCGACCCGATTGCTCATCCGCTTTGCCGTAGGATTTTTCAAAAATTGGAACGCCGTTCTCGGCAACCAGAACATTGCCATTAAACGATCCCTGACGATACAATTCGGTAAACAGACTGTCCAGTTGAGCGGGTTTCGTTTGGCCAAGGCTTGGCAGACTCAGGCACATGAGCGTACTCATCAGCAGTAGCAGCTTTTGCATAAGGTAAGGATTTAGAAGGTTTAAGTGCTTGGTAGTAGCAAGGATACAAAGAAAAGGACGTAATAACTAAAAATTTAGTTATTACGTCCTTTTAATTTTTCTCCGGATCTTTTTTAGAGTAGTAGTCTGGTTGGCAGACTATTGATAGCAGAACGTTTTGAAGCCTGTTAGATGGGATCCGGTGACTGAACGCTACTTACTGAGCCGAGGGTGGGGGTGTCTGCGTACCCCAGGTGGTGTTAGGCTGACTTCCCATTACGAAGGTTAGTTTACCTCCCCGCATCAGTTCGTCACGGTAGAGCCAGCAATGGGGAAGGTCTTTACCGTTGAATGTCGCTGACTGTACGTATACATTCGTTGCCGAATTATTTTTAGCCTCGATGCGGAGTTGTTTACCATTGCCCAGCCGAATCGTAGCCCGGTCAAAAGCGGGGCTTCCTAATTCAATGACGGGTTTTAAGTCCGTAAAACCTTTCACGTCAAACAGGCCCAGGGAGGCCATGACGTACCATGAACCCAATTGGCCCTGATCTTCGTCCTGGCCGTACCCGTAGCCATGAATAGGCTCGGTACCGTAAAATTCATCGCAGATGGCACGGGTCCATTTCTGGGTGAGCCAGGGTTTTCCGGAAAAATTGAAGAGCCAGCTCACGTGTAAATTGGGCTGATTGCCGTGGTTGTACAACGACTTGATCCCCGCAAACGCATCGATTTCCTTTCCACCCCCAAAGCCATTTTTCTGAGCCGTGGTAAAAATGTCGTCGAGCCGGGTATTGAATTCGTCTTTACCGATTGCCTCAATCAGAGCTTTCGGATTTTGTGGAACGAAGAAGGTGTACTGGATGGCATTCCCTTCCTGAAAGCCCCGCCAGGGTTCAGAAGGGTCAAACGTGTCAATGAAGGTACCATCCGCTCGCTTGGGACGAACCAGTTTTTGCTTCGGTTCATACAGAAGTTTCCAGCCGTTGGAAAGCCGGATTAACTGTTCGTACTCGGGCTGCTTGCCCATGGCCCTGGCCAGTTGGGCCGCCGCAAACGTACTGAAACTATACTCCAGCGTATGGGAGGCCGAAAAATGAGAGCCGGTCGAATCGGTTTTGTCGGCATCGAGGTAGGGTACGTACCCTCGCTTCACGAACGCTTCCACGTCCAGCTTGCCCGAGCCAACGGGTCGGTTACGACCACTTAATTCATTCGCCTGAATGGCTCGAAAGGCCAGATCAGTATCATAATCCCGGATGCCCGCCTGATAAGCGGCTGCAATGGCCAGACCCACGAAATTGGTCCCTACGCCCGACACGAAATTGCTATTGGCGATGCCGTCGCCAAACCAACCCCGTTCCTTATAAATTTCCAGCTGGGTATGGACAAAATCGCTGTACCGCTCCGGGTAGGAAAGAGCCCAGAGCTGCGTCAGATTCCAGTAGGCACCCCAGATGGCGTCGGTATTGTAAAAATTATGACTGAACTTCCCGTTTTTATCGCGGGGCAACTGGCCAATGGAGCCATCGTGCCGGGGAAAGGAGCCGTTTACGTCGTTAGCTACGCCGCGTCCGAGTAAGGCATGGAATAAGCCGGTGTAAAATTTAACCTTGCTCACTTGATCGCCCTCAACGGCCAGCTTGCCTAACTCTTTTTGCCAGGTGTTCTTAGCCTTTTGCCGGGCTTTCTCAAACGAAAGGCCCGATGCCTCCGCGTCCAGGTTTGCCCTGGCGTTGGCAATGGAGGTATAGGATAATCCTATTTTCAATTCAATAGCCTCATTATCGCTGGTCGTGTACTCTAGGAAAAGCCCGGCTCCTTTACCCTGAGCCGTGTTGCGTTGAGCCTGAATTCCTGCTTCGGTGAAGGCACCTACCGACCGTGGAGCTTTGCTTACTTCGCCCCAGATGTACATGGAAATCAGTCCCTTTGGATCGTAAGTCTTTACGTACTTGGGGTAGGTAGTAACGAATCCTTCAAAGTGGGTCGCGTCGGTCATGCGTACTTCGGCCTTCCTTACTTCGCCACTTTCGCCCTGTACATTTCCAATGTCGAGTATAATCCTTGACTGATCATGTTTAGGGAACGTGTAGCGGTGAAAACCGACGTGCGTCGTAGCCGTCAGTTCCGCCGTAATCCGGTAATCGTCCAGCAAAACTTTGTAATAACCGGGTTCAGCCCGCTGATTTTTCCGGTCAAAACGGGAGCGGTAGCCGTTATCGGGGTTTTCCAGATCGCCTGGTTTTACTTTAAGGGATCCGGTTGCGGGCATCACGCTTACGCCACCGACCTGCCATTCGTGAAAATGCACAAAGCCTTCAATGGATTGATGCCGAGTGTCGTACCCCACGGCTTCCCAGCCCTGCTTGTTGCCGTAGTGCCCGTTGGTGGATGGAGCCAATTTAGCCATTCCGTGGGGTACAGCAGCGGGAGTATAGAAGAACCAGCGGCTGTGAGCTGTACCGATGTTGGGATCTACGTAACGGAGAACGTCTGGACGCCTGGCTGCACAAGAGGTTATTAGCACAGCCAGCAAAATGCTACTTAAAAGCTTCGCGTAATTCATTCGTGATTCAATAAAAACAAGCGGGCAATCGCCCTTTTGAGGTCGTATACGTTACGAGAGCGAAATTCAATCGGACGAGCTTATTCGCCTTCGTATGCTTTTCGATTGGGTTAGCGTAGGTTGCCGATCAGAAGGCAGACTTACACCGCAGGCCGAAATTGCAAAGAAATGCTTAGGATTCGTCTATTGATATACGTAAATGCGAAGCGAAAGCTGGATGGGTTAGGGATATACGTTTATTCCAATTAC
This portion of the Siphonobacter curvatus genome encodes:
- a CDS encoding RNA polymerase sigma factor, with the protein product MRTTCTDSDLWQEYLAGDEAALGNIAERYYSTLKHYGQKFSVSDFVVKDCIQDLFLQLWQNRTQINETISVKHYLLKGLRNHIFLHIRSAKRMVNHDLDWDMGPLENISGESILIEDEAFLSRVHQLKQLMSQLSPREREAIYLHYYQDMSIGEIAEVMQVNRQSVSNFLTRAMSKMRNHCQPQHLLIFLYLFLKF
- a CDS encoding DUF3108 domain-containing protein; the protein is MDSSTCQKATFSPIRHTSYNAQRDIILNFGPIVTGVYTDKRQGKKTVISDTTQTTYFDSNFYPTLIRWLPLKEGFTQKLAIYDYNPSAKIGVITASITGVSSDQHTTQKNGLKEVWVVTVTDEISNGTSTYFIDKTDRKLWKQTMEAGKGRAMMMMTVE
- a CDS encoding ATP-binding protein translates to MTKTLHADAYAQQLLGVSANADYQTFLDSLHPSSQHQVSQLIEQALYEEIPIDFTFQRNGDSNQWIRWWGASEREAGSLVLRGVAQAVTPPAPSNHFNSLQPLFELSDDSVVGLALLDENDFTYLRVNTCYATLSGSTVEKLLGSSFMRTIPETKRVDLEKSLRQVLSSGEVLRVNEVEIPLKSPEKRSSHYVDLTYQPQWNEDSQRYTQLLVLATDVTGQVYMRRELENQRAQLEHVIQSAPVSIARLVGPEFKLSTVNQAFIEIAGKGPHILNKPLIEVMPEIEGQPFLALLEEVYTEQHVFEQKALPAWIVEKGQTRHKFFNVCYAPLANEDGQSYGVLCFSIDVTDQVKLQKRIEQSSQSLQNAVDLAELGTWTIHVEDQLLSFSPSVSRWIGFSSPLTFEQINTMALNARVLEEAFRKALSKQGKRRLEVEFEIVNPQTKQTYILYALGTTQFNEQDRATYLRGFVRDVTAERKMQQVLESKVEDRTRQLATSNENLQASNEELVLTNEHLSRSNESLEQFAFIASHDLQEPLRKIRQFCDLLVKYYNRDQVLNETYLDRIRQSASRMSELVSDLLAFSQISNATPKLKDVDLNKILERVQENLFVSLEETQAQLQIAPLPKVMGDALQLEQLWQNLVSNALKFSSKDQTGQKQTPRIVIDAQIVPASQLPNPLQVKAKRYYQLSIQDNGVGFEEKYAERIFGVFQRLHGKAEFKGSGIGLSICQKVAHNHGGLITAESQIGKGALFNVYLPAQL
- the uvrA gene encoding excinuclease ABC subunit UvrA, translating into MNKPGRDKELSGFIEVRGASEHNLKAVNVRIPRDALVVFTGISGSGKSSLAFGTLYAEAQRRYLDSVSPYARRLFNQMQVPKVDQIDGLPPAVALQQQRGTVSTRSSVGSITTIANLLRMLYSRAGDYPEGQSIIYAEGFSPNTPEGACPHCHGLGRVYEVTERSMVPDASLTIRERAIAAWPPAWQGQNQRDILTTLGYDVDVPWKDLPQQTRDWILFTEEQPVVPVYANRSREAVQEAIRKKLTPDYMGTFTSAQRYVMQTFATTQSPLMKKRVAQYMLSSECKVCQGKRLKRESLSVTFAGLDIAEMGRISLEQMANLFSAFLKEKKPPESDVLSPEKLIVADRIAEDLLARLRVILDLGLGYLTLERTTPTLSPGELQRLRLATQVYSNLFGVVYVLDEPSAGLHPADTEALLRTLDQLKAAGNSLFVVEHEPEVIQHADWIVDVGPAAGESGGQVLYSGPPAGLKDVAASVTRNYIFDVFKLPRYNRQPAGWLKLADVTRNNLDHLAVDFPLGVFTCVTGVSGSGKSSLVSQVLVDLVATALGTSLAVATDVEDENPLEQHTVETLGGTITEGMSFLKRLIVVDQKPIGRTPRSNLATYTGLFDAIRKLFAATKMAKARKYDAGRFSFNVAKGRCPHCQGEGSVMVELLFLPSVYAPCPTCQGKRYNPETLEVKYNAKDIADVLAMTVDEAFTFFKDNSSIAHGLGIIREVGLGYLRLGQPATELSGGEAQRIKLATELQRPQQGSTLYILDEPTTGLHPADIEKLMIQLHGLVQAGNTVLVIEHDMSVAAASDWVIDMGPGAGHQGGKVVAQGVPERVAQNAHSRTAPYLDRYL
- a CDS encoding FecR family protein, with translation MTSFDTVEDFLANDAFREWILGRKPQDHTYWQEWLRQNPHKRELYEQAAALCLVLSGDPQPLAEAQYPEEIEQIKQSLQEAKLRELSTGKVPVYRPALRWLAPLAGLAALIVIGFFLKDFIKNSPNISNSTLAEKKASATKDSWEKIVNSGTSDQLITLTDGSSVLLAQGGQLWVNLQAQQREVYLIGEGFFEVVKDETRPFWVYTPVLTTRVVGTSFQVQAIQDQNIAFVKVKTGKVTVNSMKDPERYLVLAKNEQVELDIQTNQLTKQTFATNHHRSNAGSVLNDNQNFEFTPVTEVLSRLQHTYHTKIEFDQANLRGCTFTGDLNGVPFAEKIRLICSAVEASYEKQGDTIYVTGHSCSP